tacaatttgggccACTTTGATAGTTTGGCCTGATATTCGATTAAATTACTTTTCAGACTTCAAGATGGGCTTGTAGACATCTTAATGAGccattttttcaagaacttgatCTTGTGGAGGTTTGCTCTCGAAATTGGTTCATTAAAGCTCGTAAATGAAACTTGATGTGCCTTGGctacaagattcagtttcttggaccaagatttgaaatcttgattttttttattcttgaaattgtccgaaacaacaaaattgggccaagagtcagtttcttgattttctttttcggtCGTGTGTGCAATAGGGCCTTGGTAACGAAGTCTTGGATGATCCTGTTCAATCTTGCTTGAATTTGCTTGAACTTCGACCCtgttattgggccttgaggaaatttgagcccatcacgttcatTAGccttattttgggccttgagactcGCATCACATTTACTTTCTTTTATATTATCTCAATCCAAACATAGGGTTAATgctatcaaattatatataacccatataatattttaataaaaagttaatgatatcaactaaaaatataaggatcaaatcatgttaaaatttgaaatataaaaattagatcttgaatttaaacataataaagtgactaaaactaaaattaaaccaCTTTTTTATAATACAAAAAGAGGAGAGAGAATCGATTGAGGGTCACAtgtaaataaattgtaaatttaagcatacaaaactcaaaattgaaatttaaccatgaTTTAATCACTTTTCTGTAATGTCAACAAAAAGAAGGTAAGTTTATAAATTGTATAGAtgtaaatctaaaattaaaaaacaatgaatttgaaaaaagaaatgccTTGGTGCcactaaaaaataagaaaaaatatttatctgGATAGGTGTTCTTTGGGGATTTATTTTTTAAGGTATAGGTATAGAAGAGATTTTCTGTTTCCATGTAAGTGGAAGAACAGTATCTAATGTGGCACTGGCAAGcctttctcttttccattttggagatgaagaaaataaatgtgaaatatcatTATCAGGTGCTAAGCATTTCTCAAAAAGAATCAATCCTCTATAGAACCGTATTGCTTAATATTACAGTCTTCAGGACAGGGATCAGATACTAAGTCatcaaaactagaaagaaaataACCAACTCCAGATTCTCCAAGAATACAAAGTAGATCTCAAGAACAAGGTTCAACTGCTTTCGGTCTATGATTTTAGACACTGGCAACATATCCTCCACTATAAAAGGTGtttaatgctttgtaaccctctCCAGAACTTCAAAATAGTCGGGGAAGGTTTTCCGTGTGCAACCAGGATCCTTGATGGTAACTGGAACTTTGCCACAGGCAGCAAGCGAGAAAGCCATGGCCATTCGATGGTCATCATAAGTATCAATTGCTGTCACATTTAGTTTCTCCGGGGGAGTGATCACACAATAATCCAGTCCTTCTTCAACTGTTGCTCCAAGCTACAGTATTAAACCAAATGTAGTAAGGAAATACAGCTGCCAAACCAACAGTCTAAAAGAATTTTGTAAGCGAAAAGCTAGAATCTACCTTCCTCAGTTCTGTGCATATGGCAATCATCCTTTCAGTCTCTTTAACCCTCCAACTTGCCACTGAATAGAAATCATGGAACATGTTACAAATAAAAGAATGGCATAAAGGCAAGCATATTTCAAAAGCAAAATAAATTAGAACAACACATTGCTCATGCTCGGAACTAACAAAAATGAGAAGGTACAGATCTCTTTTAATCCTAAGGCTTTTTGAGGGTTAAGTTTCAAATTAACAAAGATTGTCATTCATGTGTACTAAAACATGTGCACAGTATATTGGAGAAATAAAAAGCAAGACCATACCATCTCTTATGGCAGTAGGACCATCAGCATAAAGGGCAACAACAGCAAGAGTCATGGCAACATCTGGCATTTTGTTCATGTTAACATCAATGGCACACAGGTGTTTCCTTCCAGAGGGATTTCTTGGTGGTCCGGTAACAGTGACGCTGTTCTCAGTCCAGGTGACTTTGGCACCCATCTTCTCCAGAACCTCAGCAAATTTTACATCACCCTTGATCAAAGGAAAAACCAAGAAATATACATGAGCTAAGTTTCAGATGTAGCAAGACATCAAGGCAGAATGATATCTCTGGTGGAAAAATCAATTGGATATCCAATTAAAAAGGATATGAGAGCAACCTCAATAACAGTCAAAGCaattcaaaagcacttttgaaaggTATAAAGCGATGATGTATGTTATCAAAAGCAAATGCATCCACAAATACTCGAACTATGATTAAATTTGGTTGGGAATGCATTAATATTCATGGACTTCACGATAAAGAGTACCTGTAAACTACTTGTACCACATCCTTCTACTGTGACAGTGCCGCCAGTGACTGCTGCACCAGCAAGGAAGTAACTAGCACTTGAAGCATCACCTTCAACATAAGCATTTCCAGGAGACCTGAAAGATTTACCAGTTTATGATTTTTAGTCCAAACAGACTATGAAATTATACTGCTACAAACATGTGGACATCATAGAAACCTACTTGTACTTTTGACCTCCTTTTATCAAAAATCGATCCCAGCTATCTGTGTGCTCCACAGTGACTCCAAACCTTTCCATCAACTTTATAGTCATTTCAACATAAGGGATTGAAATTAACTTATCAATTATCTCAATTTCCACATCCCCAAGAGCTAAAGGAGCTGCCATGAGTAAAGCAGTCAAGTATTGACTACTGATGGATCCTGAGAGTTTCACCTGCAAAAGGAGCCATGCTAGAAGTTATTATGAATATTGGCAACAAAATCCAGAAGTTAAATCACTagtctttttccttttcattttagtGAAAATAGCCTTTGTCCTTCACAGAGCCTAGAATTTTGAAGAAGCAAGAGAACACAGCTTAGATATcacaaaaagtcaaaattttcaaacttctAAGAAATAATGAATGTGATGCATTTGCTGGAATGAATGGTTAGAAAGAAAGGAAAATGTCCTTCCCTCTCCTGCTGCATTCTCAATGATTTAAAACCTTGTATGAATCAAGGCGGAAGGACGATATGAGCCAAATTAATGGTTAATGCTAACAGAATGCTAACAGTTTAACACGTTCATCATTCCATGTATACTCAAAAAACAACATTAGAATAAGACCTCACAAGCAACTCCTAGACATAgcaaaattcaaaagaaaaaaaaatcccaacCAAAATATTCTCCAACTGCAATGTCCTTATTTAACAAGAGAGCATTACAACCTAATTGACTTATGCACATCAACAAAAGGTGGTGCATTGTTTTACAAGCATGGAGATTGACAATTTAACTGAAAATAGTATTGATTGCACAATGAAATGGAATGGAAAGTCATTTCTAGTGGAATCTTATGTGGCTCCCCAAATCTACCTCAGGAAAGCAAATTCTGAAGGGAGCCCTTTTGCAAAAAGGTTTATGCAACAATATAAATAAAATCACAGGAACATAACAGAAATAATCTGAGCCATACCTTTCCCCCAGGAAGACCACCCTTTCCATTTATATGAACAGGGGGACAATTAGTGCCAAGAGTGCACTCAACATCTGCACCCAGCTGCTTAAGACCAGTAATTAAGTCCCCAATAGGTCTCTCTCTCATTCGGGGTACACCATCAAGTATGTAGCTAAAAAGATGAGTAACATATACGCATTAGCTTAAAATCTCAATGGACATGCACAAAACAAAGAGCATTAGCATATAAGAAGATGGTTCTGTGAATTATATGTAAAACTCCATATAAAATGGTTAAATCGGTTACAATTCACTTGTAAAAAGGATCATAATTAGACAGACCTTGAATTGCCACCGGCAGCAGTAACAGCAGGAGTAAGCGGTCGCATTGCAGTTCCAGCATTCCCAAGGAAAAGCTCAATTTCTTGACCTTCCCCATTCCCCACTGGAAAATGACCACCACAACCTTGCACAATGGCTCGTTTCTTTTCACTGTCATGTTCAACATGTAGCCCAAGTTTTCCCAAAGCAACAAGCATATGATGAACATCGTCACTATTCAACAGATTGTCTACCACAGTAGTTCCCTACATATCCAACAAACATTAAAAAGGGAAGGTAATTAAGGAGTGCAAATACTAACTTCACATAGAGCAATAAATCGGCATACCTCAGATAGAGCAGCGAGAAGCAGAATCCGATTGGAGAGTGATTTGGATCCGGGCAACTTGACCGTACCCGAAATTTCATTAATTGGTTGAAGCACGATTTCTGATGCTCTTGATGGCTTCTCTGCTGTTGCCATTGAAGCAGAAACCTTAAAAGACCCAACCTTAACTGTCCCTAACTTGCCATTGCTCTTCAAAACCAATCCGCAAGAACAAGAAAAACTTCCTTTGAGATTTGATCTAAATGGAACTGAATATACAGATTTGGGATTCTGGGGTTTTGAGACATTGGCCAAAACGCATGCTCTTGGTGTTCTATCGTAGATTTTCCTAATCAGTGCCATCTCTCTTTCTAAGTAGTCCGAAACAAAGTTACAAAGATTACAGAAACTTTTGTACCTTTGTTTTTCTAAATGGTGGGATTAGAAGACAAAATAAATTGATGTCGTTGTGGTTGTTGAATTGACACGGTGAAAGGTGTCACCCAACCAACTCCAAGGCTACCAAAAATATTGGTGACCAATTTCTAAACAGAtgtttaatcaaaataataactattaattatatttttgaaagggtaaattataaaaataatcatcTAATTATTAGTATATTTCTGTTTTGGTCACATATGTTTAAAGTTTTATtgacatatttacaaatttagcCTTCTAAAGTttacaaattctattaatttttttaactctaaaaaattcaacaaatttaacaaccAACTTTACAAATTCTTtcgatttagtcttgattcttaaaaaaaattgaaattgaaaaactataaaaataaaaaatatttaaaagttcatttttcgataaaaattatttaagattctataaaatacatacaaaattataaatgaatgaatacctatttttctttttctaacatgaaatttatctattaaaatattattttataaataaattactttttttaatcacaaaaaaaacttaaaccatattcaaaatttcctttccttttagttttatttaataagcaataatttatttattatatgtctaGTCTTATTCCTTAGTCCTCGCCAAATTTGTTGAGCATTGGGCATCTTCTTCGCTCACAACCTCTAGCATTAATAACACTTATTTTAAATTCCTCAATTTTCACATCCTTCGTCTTTGTGCCATCCAACTAGGAATCAGTTGTGAAGCTATTGGCATGATCTTCCACCCACTAGGTTTCCAAGAATTCATTCTTACTTATATATCCCTAATTGTACCCGGCCCTGGGCTGTAGTATTTGACCCAATCTGAACATGGTGATTGTTaatattgaaaaaagaaaaaaaaaggtgaatcCACTTAAGTATTCTTTGTAATAGCATGGTTTCAATGGAATCAGAAATAGTGAGtcaatttttagtatttaatttaataaaaatggtcACATGATTTGGTTAAGAAATGTTAACGTTTAGATAATTAACTAAGTAAagaggactaaattataaaagttataaaaattagtTGTGTTAAAAACCCATGGAAATGAAAACTAAtgaacttaaatgaaaattagcCACATTTGCTTATGGGTGGACGGTTATGACTAgattattaagtaattttttagttaattaaaaggTAAAAGGGTAAGTGAGTAATTAAATCATAAAGGAAAAGATGGACAAAATAATCGtcttcttcttcaatttcttCCATCACCGAAAAACACTACGATTATGCATGCTTGAGGTTTGGCCAAGGTTTATAGGTGTGCAtataagtgaaattttatttCGTTTTATGTTTTTAGGTTCGTGTTTGCGTAATTTAGCTAGCCCAATGATTAGtttgtgaaatttttgaaagttttagaaCATGCCATGATTGaaatttgaatgatttgatgTTAGTCGATAAATTTATGATCTTGATGGTGGTTttagactattttgtaaaacagCTTTGAATGGTTTCATAATTAAAGGCTAAATTGTTTTAATGTGGAAATTTTCATGGGCTAGAgataaatattatgttatttagGGTTTATTTTGATTAAGGTAGAAAGTTTAGAGATTTACggttaaatcaaataaaatacgAAAGTTTAGGTTAAATGTGTATAATAGTATAAAAGAGCTAATTACatgaatttaattattgttttaaatgcttgaattagttaattgaattaaCTATTATAATTAGATCAAGAAGCAAGTCCATTGACCGctaatcgaggaaaagagaagattGTCAAATAGGTGTTATCGTATATTTGTAGTTATCAGATCTCGGTAAGTTCTTATTATATCATAAGTTTTGTTAAATTCCTAAATAATTATTTTGCTTTAATATTGTTAATGTTAGTAATTGTTGAATGTTAATGGTTGAGAATTAATAATGAAATGGAGTTGTATTGGAAATAGCGTATTGGATTTTGAGTCTAGTAGGCTTTGTGCCGATGTATGGAATCGGGCCTTGAGCTTagtaggctttgtgccggtgttgtaatgccccaaaattttaagaatttaattgtgagaCTCTGCAGTAATTAGATTTTTGTATCTCTGGTTTTGTGCTCTGTTTTTTTGTTTAAAGTCTCGGGTTCGAGTTGCATCGTTAAAAGTTTTATTCTTTTAGAACAATCTCTGTCCATACGGTATATGGGTAAAGGTAGTTCTGTAAGAACCTATGACAAGAATGAGCCTACTAGTTTTCTCATTAAGCATCTATTTGTATTCTGTCTGGTCTCGAGTTTGAATCTCACTGTATGTGTTAAGAGAATTTTTGCTAGTTGTTGGAGGTATGCTAGTGGTTAagacaaaatttattaaaatttggttaacgtctatatcttttcttcttctttcttgtttttctccctttatttatttattttacttctttGATTTCTTCTCGTCGAGTGTGCTTAACACGTGATTATCAGAAATTAGTGAGATCTCTACGTTACTGAAAGACTTCTATATAAGTTCTGTCAGAATCCTTCGACTTCTGCGAGGTTTGGTTAGATTTCTATTATGATGTTAAGTTGGGAATTATCGAATTGCTTTACTTAAAATCTCTGTTAACTAGTCGTTTTGTTCCCTTAGGCGTGAGTACAGAGGGAGGTGACCCTTCGCGTGTTATGCCGACTTAGCACGGTATAATCGTAGGTAAGTGTTAATCGTTGAAGTTCCCTCGTGTCGATTTATTCGATATAATTGACTTTGTATTAATGTTGTGTTAATTAGTCATTTAGACAAATGATTGATTGCTGAATGGATAATTAGGTTTCGGGTAATCTTCGTAATGTTTCTGTCAAAGTGAAACCAGGTGCGTATCGAAAACCTTAGTTTTTGCAAGTTTCGATCGCCGAAAAATGGTGGCTATCAACGTCACACTGCCATGTGCACGAgcatgtcacacggtcgtgtagtAGGCCATGTGGTAAGCCGTGTAACTTACTGTTCATCGATTTGGGGGCACACGAGTAAAggatatgggcgtgtgtctaagccatgtgtgGCCATActagtgcagggttcacacagGAAACAGTCACTGGCATGTGTCAAGGCTTTATAACTCACTGTTTATATTTTAGAACCATACAGGTaaggcacataggcgtgtggtcagGCTGTGTGGCATGTTATTGGGGCCCGAAACCTATTTTCGAGGCCGAAAGTGTTTCTTAACACTGATACGGTATCATTCAATGTATGAATTATTGAATTTGATCCTGTGAGAACTGTCTAATACTATGAGATTGATCTATGAGCAACTTAACTATACGAAAACTATAATGCTTATTCTGATGTTCATTTGattggaaaatgagttagaatgATTGAATACATGATACAGGTATTTGTGTTTTGCATTGGCATGGGTGGGGATATTGTGAAGGAGGAAGAAATCTATTCTGAAATCGTAGCTATGCCACAATGAGTATAAATCTGATTCTGGTGCTTATCGCATACTGAACTAGTAGCTAAGCTGCATTTCTGTAAAAGTGTCAACAAACACTTTAAGGTGTGTAGGATTGGTTAGGCATTGAATGTCcttaatggtgtgttgggatggccgaAGACGGTGTGTAGAGAATGGGGATAGGAATATTGTATCTGAATCTGATCTGTATCGTGTATGAattgaaattgtatatatatatgtaactgTTCTACTCTGAATCTGAACTGAAATTTCTTTTGTATCGAACTGAATCTCTGAATTTAGAACTACTTTATAAATGAgcattaattgaataaatttctctTACACACTCAGTTTACAACTCATTCTGTTATTGTTTGGATTTTAGGTAGTTCGCAGACTTGAACGGGTCGGTGCCGTGGGAGCTCAGTCGAACTATTAGCTTTCTTAAAATGTTTCAATAGGAGTTTCGTAACTATAATAGTATGACTTTAGAAGATTATATTACTCAACTAATCTTgtgttaaattttatatgaatcatggtttattattattattatgcctTGCATAGTTTTTGAGTATTCATAATGTAACGTTCTAAGCTTGGGCTGGACTTCTAGGCTGGGtctaaggtgttacatttagttgtatcagagccaagttattCAACACTCGAACTATGTTTGGGCTCATAATGTGTGACAAAAGTAGCTTAGTGATAATTAGTATCTAAACTAATATAAAAACACTGATACTTTAATGAACGACCGAGCCTCTGACCTTGACCTTGTAAGTATTTCTATTCTGTTATAAAGATTGTAATACCTAAACTGCTGTTAGCAAAATATTTTGATGTGAACTGGTGGAATCATCCTGTTGGGTGTTTGAACTAATCTGTGTACTCTGACATTGTAGTTAGATTGCCAAAATGAGTTCATGCGATAATCATGGATGTGGTATGCGGGGGTGTCGAAGACGCCGAGAAGGAGCCCGAATAGAGTCATCCTCTATGGATAGTATGCCTAATATGGAGACCAGCGAGACTGTTGGTCTGTGACGGAGTCCCAAACTCCGACGGCTGGGGACGACATACTGTCTTAAGCTATGATTCGAGCACTGAAGAAGCTCGTAGGGACCAATTTGGGATCGAGAAACTGAGGGTCGGTTACTGAATGAATCCGGTCAAATGGGGCTGAATTATTCAGGGGCGTCATTGGAGTCGCTCCTATTGTTGCTGAATATTGGCTCGAGGCTACCGAGCATATTATGATAGATTTTGACTATACCACTACTCAGAAATTGAGGGTGCTGTGTCCCTACTCCGGGACAAAGCTTATTAGTGGTGGTTGACAGTTGAACAATGTGCTCAGCCTGAACAGGTTAACTAAGATTATTTCAAGAACGCCTTCCAGCGTAAGTATGTGGGGGTGAGTTATGTTGAGGCTCGTCAACGCGAGTTTATGAGCCTAGTTCAGGGTGaccaatctgtaacaccccacacccgtgcctTACCCCGGACGacatacgaggcattactaaactttaACACATATACACGATCATTTTCGAGTCatcaagacttgatcaaatttaaaacttttctaaccttgtttaaactccttaatgtgggcctacaaggcctcatactctcattggaaaccatttgaAACCAACTCGATTccttaaaatgacttaaaaaaatAACCCCTGAaatagggcacatgcccgtgtggaagggcaacaagcccgtgtggtcattataacattaccgtgctgatggcccgtatgACACACACAACCTAAGCATCTAGGAACACGCCCGTATCCTatacccgtgtgaattaaattttaaattcgaacctacaggggttttcacatggcctgacacatacccgtgtccctcacacggccatgacacacccatgtcctagcccgtgtctaaaaaccttgacattctgtttctgacgtcagcatctaATAAAGGGCACACAGTTAAGGCACACGCTGTGGCTAGAGGCCGTATCCTCTACACAGTTGAGACATACGGCCGTATCTctgtccgtgtgtttactaccatgcatactgacttataaaatttacgtgcaggggacacacggccaagcaacatgcctatggggctgaccgtgtgtcacatacggcctaggcACATGCCTGTTTGTCTATCTGTGTAGACAGTATAAGGCTATCTACgaagccctttgccaccctgaaacacaatctaacacAAAAAAACATAACAAAGCCTAATCTAACACCAAACAACATAACAAAGCCTAACTTagtatgatttctcaaccaaacaaccatcgCTAAGGCCCATACAAATTTCATATAtccaaccatgccaacaatttcacattcatgaaagaatATCTTgcttttatatatgaactttcaatattagccattttccatggccttatacaaaatgaatcaaatgctaaagtaagccaacacaatGGCCAATTAACGCTGACACAAAACTTAAAGCCaagatcctatacatgtcataatcaaaataaaagatctaactataccaagtgcttcaataGATAGTGTGTTCGATGCCTCTAATGTccgttgatccacgagctaattaggcagcactataagaaaatggaaagaaacggggtaagcataaagcttagtaagttgcatgtaataaatataacaacaactttaccattcatcatcatgctcatagtactaaagtaggcataagcacaacttactcatcattatccaatacaattcacatagcttACATCGAGCTcgcatctcatacatttcaaataggtacctttACCACTcataacatggttatacttttcttgtttaacttaaactataactctcaccgttgaaccatttggaatgctatcggatattcactacgcctcaaacatagggtataataccaatgccatgtctcagacatggtattacactggctcatccatcaagttgatgccatgtcccagacatggtcttacactaactatcaaaatcgaggccgacgccatgtgtcagacatggtcttacactagctctcatatatccgtgccgatgtcatatcccagacatggtcttacactgacacctctatatgtgtcgatgccatgtcctagataagtcttacactagcacacaaataacccgaatttCATGGCACGAATATCCGATTTAgtttctaaggttcaaacaggaattctactatctcaatattcatcataaataatcatttccacaactaagaaattcatactatatcaattcaaacatatataataacaatgtagttgtattatttacatacaacttacctcggtatacaaaagtAGGCGGCTAGTTTAAACTACTTCACTATTTTAGtcttccctcggtctaagtccGGATTCTatctttcttggtctaaaatgataaaaattcactcatttaatcaccattTCAATAAAAACATCAGCAATATATAGTTTGgaaaaattgaccattttgcctttAGACTTcacaaaaaatacaatttttcccTTGGGCTcgcaaatcaatttttatcgaatttcttcaaatCTTAACCTAGCTGAACAATTTTCACTCTAACAGTGACccaaaattcccattatttcacaacattactatccattttacaaactttacaaaatggtcctattagggttttcatgagaagttcttttacaaatgttgtttacaacacaactaagattcattttctttcataaaaaaatcaaaaaacatcataaatcctttcatgaaaaatccctagactatcatctattttgcaaaatagtccccctattagctagctcatgctacaagggttctaaaagtacaaaaattataaaaaataatcatctaatcacttacttgcaagaggataaCCTAGCTGAAATTTTAAAGCTCCAAAACCTTTCCCTTTGCTAAAAATTTCGGTGATGGTGAAGAGGATGAGAAGATGATATcatcttccttttattttatttcaattttaatcaatttagctaccTACTCATCTAATATTGACAATTTGACCTCCCTTGTCTCCTATGGTCGGTCATGCCTCTCTAAAGGGTCTATTTGctctttaaagacctctaattatgATTCTCTAGCTATGTGGTACATCTATCAAGTAAAATAGAACTTTCACCCcttatgtaatttagtcctttttcaaaattaagctcataaatactaaaattaccccactaaatttttcatgcactaatataatcatgctataacactaaaataataataaaataatttattttactttggatttgtggtcttgaaaccactgttccgactaagcccaaaattagaCTGTTACATAACCTGTGGCTGAATATGAAGCTGGGTTTTTGTGACTGAATAGGTATGCACAGACTTTGATAGCGTCTGACTACAACAAGTGTGTGAGGTTCGAGGAAAGGTTGAGATATGATTTgcgggttctgatagctcctcagagggaGTGATTTTTTGTGGTCCTAGTTGACAAAGCAAAGATAGTAGAAGAAGTGAAGCGCATTGAGCATGAGCAGCTTGTTCGTGAGAAAGATTGGAATAAGGCTAAGAGAGATTCAGGTCCATCTGGTTTTGGACAGCGTCTTAAGAAGTGTGCGAGATTTGATAAACTCCCGAGGGCCGAGACTCCAGCTGTAGTGACTGGGATTCAGTTGTACAGTGATTGTGGGAAGCGCCATCTGAGCGAGTGCTAGAGGAAGTTAGGAGCATGCCTCCGTTATGGTTCGATAGGGCATCAAGTTAGGGATTGCCCCCGTCGACCTAATTCAATGACAGTTGTGACACAGGTTTCGGTTCCAAATTCTGTTAAGCCTCCAAGAGAGGTTCAGCAACCATTCAGAGATCGTGGTATTGATAGGGGTGGTAATGGATCCGGAAAAAGATAGAGAGCACCGAGTAGAGGTGCATGTCAAGCTAAGGCTCATTAGCCGACTATAGTTTATACAGCGAGACACTGCGAGGAG
The Gossypium hirsutum isolate 1008001.06 chromosome A07, Gossypium_hirsutum_v2.1, whole genome shotgun sequence genome window above contains:
- the LOC107952896 gene encoding 3-phosphoshikimate 1-carboxyvinyltransferase 2 — translated: MALIRKIYDRTPRACVLANVSKPQNPKSVYSVPFRSNLKGSFSCSCGLVLKSNGKLGTVKVGSFKVSASMATAEKPSRASEIVLQPINEISGTVKLPGSKSLSNRILLLAALSEGTTVVDNLLNSDDVHHMLVALGKLGLHVEHDSEKKRAIVQGCGGHFPVGNGEGQEIELFLGNAGTAMRPLTPAVTAAGGNSSYILDGVPRMRERPIGDLITGLKQLGADVECTLGTNCPPVHINGKGGLPGGKVKLSGSISSQYLTALLMAAPLALGDVEIEIIDKLISIPYVEMTIKLMERFGVTVEHTDSWDRFLIKGGQKYKSPGNAYVEGDASSASYFLAGAAVTGGTVTVEGCGTSSLQGDVKFAEVLEKMGAKVTWTENSVTVTGPPRNPSGRKHLCAIDVNMNKMPDVAMTLAVVALYADGPTAIRDVASWRVKETERMIAICTELRKLGATVEEGLDYCVITPPEKLNVTAIDTYDDHRMAMAFSLAACGKVPVTIKDPGCTRKTFPDYFEVLERVTKH